The following proteins are co-located in the Bos indicus isolate NIAB-ARS_2022 breed Sahiwal x Tharparkar chromosome 8, NIAB-ARS_B.indTharparkar_mat_pri_1.0, whole genome shotgun sequence genome:
- the DIRAS2 gene encoding GTP-binding protein Di-Ras2, with the protein MPEQSNDYRVAVFGAGGVGKSSLVLRFVKGTFRESYIPTVEDTYRQVISCDKSICTLQITDTTGSHQFPAMQRLSISKGHAFILVYSITSRQSLEELKPIYEQICEIKGDVESIPIMLVGNKCDESPNREVESSEAEVLARKWKCAFMETSAKLNLNVKELFQELLNLEKRRTVSLQIDGKKSKQQKRKEKLKGKCVVM; encoded by the coding sequence ATGCCGGAGCAAAGCAATGATTACCGGGTGGCCGTGTTCGGCGCAGGTGGTGTTGGCAAGAGCTCTCTTGTCTTGCGGTTTGTGAAAGGCACGTTTCGGGAGAGCTACATCCCCACTGTGGAAGACACGTACCGGCAGGTCATCAGCTGTGACAAGAGCATCTGCACCCTGCAGATCACGGACACCACGGGCAGTCACCAGTTCCCGGCCATGCAGCGGCTTTCCATCTCCAAAGGGCATGCTTTCATCCTGGTTTACTCCATCACCAGCCGGCAGTCTCTGGAGGAGCTCAAGCCCATCTATGAGCAAATCTGCGAGATCAAAGGGGACGTGGAGAGCATCCCCATCATGCTGGTGGGGAACAAGTGTGACGAGAGCCCAAACCGCGAAGTGGAGAGCAGTGAGGCCGAGGTGCTGGCTCGCAAGTGGAAGTGCGCCTTCATGGAGACCTCGGCCAAGCTCAACCTCAACGTGAAGGAGCTCTTCCAGGAGCTGCTCAACCTGGAGAAGCGCAGGACCGTGAGCCTCCAGATCGACGGGAAAAAGAGCAagcagcagaaaaggaaagagaagctcAAGGGCAAGTGCGTGGTCATGTGA